One part of the Pirellulaceae bacterium genome encodes these proteins:
- a CDS encoding carbon-nitrogen hydrolase family protein, whose protein sequence is MSPNRLMLTLLLTLTFAIGLDAGETNKSSSTLRVATAQLPVTKDIAANSAAIHRALQVAIENKADILLTPEGSLSGYTPKFDQAEVDQQLATLVKHASEAGVALALGTCYTESDDNECYNQIRFYDKQGKFLGFHSKTLLCGSLTKPYKGEINDYATSPLRTFQINGIQVGGLICNDMWGNPQCTPIPDPHLSQRLSDAGAQIIFLAINGGRNGGAWSEQVYWPYHETNMRMRAASGRVWVVSADNCFPENIPCSAPSGVLTPSGEWAAQAPRKGEHVTVHTIQLGE, encoded by the coding sequence ATGAGCCCCAACCGCCTCATGTTGACGCTCCTTCTCACTCTGACATTCGCTATAGGTTTAGATGCTGGCGAGACCAACAAAAGCAGTTCGACCTTGCGTGTGGCTACCGCACAACTTCCGGTGACCAAGGATATTGCCGCAAACAGCGCAGCCATTCATCGTGCATTGCAGGTCGCGATCGAAAACAAAGCAGATATCCTCCTGACACCGGAGGGATCTCTAAGCGGATACACGCCCAAGTTTGATCAAGCCGAAGTCGATCAACAGTTGGCTACACTCGTCAAGCACGCCAGTGAAGCAGGAGTCGCTCTCGCCTTAGGTACATGCTACACAGAATCGGATGACAACGAATGCTACAACCAAATCCGATTCTATGACAAGCAAGGTAAGTTTCTTGGTTTTCACAGTAAGACATTGCTCTGTGGCAGTCTCACGAAACCCTATAAGGGCGAGATCAACGATTATGCAACCAGTCCCCTGCGCACCTTTCAGATCAACGGAATCCAAGTCGGCGGATTGATCTGTAACGACATGTGGGGGAATCCTCAATGCACACCTATTCCCGACCCGCATTTGAGCCAACGCTTATCTGATGCCGGCGCGCAGATCATTTTCCTGGCCATTAATGGCGGCCGCAATGGCGGCGCCTGGTCCGAACAAGTCTACTGGCCCTATCATGAAACGAATATGCGCATGCGGGCCGCATCCGGTCGAGTTTGGGTGGTAAGCGCTGACAATTGCTTCCCTGAAAACATCCCCTGCTCAGCGCCTTCAGGCGTGTTGACTCCTAGCGGTGAATGGGCTGCCCAAGCCCCTCGCAAGGGAGAACATGTCACCGTCCACACGATTCAACTTGGCGAATGA
- a CDS encoding phosphatidylinositol-specific phospholipase C codes for MLRVQITCCATLLAAIFSSIATADSASSNAGTSFTGQPRKITVDQYASWMARLPDNALLSRMSLPGTHNSCALHDGISFGFAKCQTWQLADQLNAGIRFLDIRCRHVDDTLRIYHRIIDQHLSFQEVRDICRTFLKTHPTECIVMSLNQESTAKHNTRTFAETFAAITENDAALWHLGRKTPRLNTVRGKIVLVDRVSTLGGLRWGEMQLQDQYKAPLSVKAKLIRSHLERASKATRGQWYINFCSGTRPSKWLTPRKYAIDSNAVALEFLQRGNRPSPCCLGTVVMDFPGDELIERIIESNFSP; via the coding sequence ATGCTTAGAGTTCAAATAACCTGTTGCGCAACCCTGCTTGCTGCGATTTTTTCCTCGATTGCAACCGCAGATTCAGCGTCAAGCAATGCGGGAACCAGTTTCACCGGCCAACCGCGGAAAATCACGGTCGACCAATATGCGAGTTGGATGGCCCGTCTGCCGGATAACGCTCTCCTTTCGCGAATGTCATTACCGGGCACTCATAATTCCTGTGCTCTGCATGACGGAATATCCTTTGGTTTCGCAAAATGTCAAACATGGCAACTGGCAGATCAACTGAATGCGGGCATTCGTTTTCTTGATATTCGCTGCAGGCACGTCGACGACACTCTTCGGATTTACCACCGTATCATCGACCAGCATCTGTCCTTCCAAGAGGTGCGTGACATCTGCCGGACTTTCCTGAAAACACACCCCACCGAATGCATCGTGATGTCGCTCAACCAAGAGTCGACTGCGAAGCACAATACGCGAACATTTGCGGAGACATTCGCGGCCATCACAGAGAACGATGCGGCATTATGGCATCTTGGTCGGAAGACGCCTCGATTGAATACCGTCCGAGGGAAAATTGTTCTGGTTGATCGTGTCTCAACACTCGGCGGCTTGAGATGGGGTGAGATGCAACTTCAAGACCAGTACAAAGCACCATTGAGCGTCAAGGCGAAACTCATTCGTTCACACCTTGAGCGCGCTTCGAAGGCGACACGGGGCCAGTGGTACATAAATTTTTGCAGTGGCACACGACCAAGCAAATGGCTCACGCCAAGAAAATATGCGATCGACTCTAATGCGGTGGCACTTGAATTCCTGCAGCGTGGCAATCGCCCGTCACCCTGCTGTCTGGGAACCGTGGTGATGGATTTCCCAGGTGACGAGTTGATCGAACGAATCATCGAATCGAATTTTTCACCCTGA
- a CDS encoding alpha/beta hydrolase: MIEFKRTNVTTSDEARLNILEAGSGPPLLLIPGWSQTAAIYRHQLEGLSDRYRVIALDLRGHGESQNVEYGYRLSRLAMDVHEVISALDLEAVSVLGHSMGNAILFCHWDLFGRDRFSKLIIAEQPPTLLAQPDWSLTEREIAGCITTAEQMCKTCENLVGADAEKFAAELVTGMLSPAVSREDREFIIKQNLMMPRQAASTLYQNTASADWRDLIPRIDIPTLIVAGKASIVPFASQQWIQVHVPGAKLVAFEGNEGGSHFMFFENFKKFNRTVAEFLD; the protein is encoded by the coding sequence ATGATTGAATTCAAAAGAACGAACGTGACCACATCAGATGAGGCAAGACTGAACATTCTCGAGGCCGGTTCAGGTCCCCCTTTATTGTTGATACCAGGCTGGTCCCAGACCGCAGCCATCTATCGCCATCAACTCGAAGGACTTTCCGATCGCTATCGCGTGATCGCGTTAGACTTACGAGGCCACGGTGAATCACAAAACGTGGAATATGGCTATCGCCTTTCACGCCTCGCCATGGACGTTCACGAAGTGATTTCTGCACTCGATCTGGAAGCGGTCTCCGTCCTCGGCCACTCCATGGGAAATGCCATTCTTTTTTGTCATTGGGATCTCTTTGGTCGAGACCGATTTTCGAAGCTCATCATTGCCGAGCAACCTCCAACACTGCTGGCACAACCAGATTGGTCACTGACTGAAAGAGAAATCGCCGGCTGCATCACGACCGCCGAGCAAATGTGTAAGACTTGCGAGAATCTCGTGGGTGCCGATGCTGAGAAGTTTGCAGCGGAACTCGTGACCGGAATGCTTTCGCCTGCCGTGTCCAGAGAAGATCGCGAATTCATTATCAAGCAAAACCTGATGATGCCTCGACAGGCCGCGTCAACCCTGTACCAGAACACGGCTTCAGCGGACTGGCGCGATTTAATCCCCCGTATCGACATCCCCACCCTGATCGTGGCAGGCAAGGCGAGCATCGTCCCCTTCGCTTCGCAACAATGGATCCAGGTGCATGTGCCAGGCGCGAAGCTGGTCGCTTTTGAAGGCAACGAAGGCGGTTCTCACTTTATGTTTTTTGAGAACTTCAAAAAGTTCAATCGTACAGTCGCGGAATTCCTTGACTGA
- a CDS encoding energy transducer TonB — MHVINRLLGRPTMLKAMACSLLLHFGCMAATYHFRSKPLKPSAFAGQRNAVYLETSLTGSRPEELIEVRFEAELTPEIERADDQSKPAAEVLSEISPRDLPIEKRESSGEVELSLQHEIERKMVDVGQLRAAVPRRTVSESVRMIKELTKEPLRMPRRSVDVARPAAIIVVAQVAGMEDKTAPDLSGNRPPSYPNEAIRQRLEGTMVLRLQIADTGRVEHVEVSASSGHALLDRVAVEAVSQWRGRPAHQSGEAVPTVEFLPIRFRLRP; from the coding sequence ATGCATGTGATCAATCGACTTCTCGGGCGTCCAACCATGTTGAAGGCGATGGCCTGTTCGCTTCTCTTGCATTTTGGTTGCATGGCAGCGACTTACCACTTTCGATCAAAACCGCTCAAGCCATCTGCCTTTGCCGGTCAGCGTAACGCAGTCTATCTGGAAACTTCATTGACCGGGAGTCGGCCAGAGGAATTGATAGAGGTTCGGTTTGAGGCTGAATTGACCCCGGAAATCGAACGAGCCGATGACCAGTCAAAACCTGCGGCTGAAGTATTGTCGGAGATTTCCCCTCGCGATTTACCGATCGAGAAGCGTGAATCCAGTGGTGAGGTCGAGCTGTCGTTGCAGCATGAGATCGAACGGAAGATGGTGGATGTGGGTCAGCTTCGCGCGGCAGTTCCACGCCGGACGGTGAGTGAGTCGGTTCGCATGATCAAGGAATTGACCAAGGAGCCCTTGCGAATGCCTCGGCGATCAGTGGATGTAGCCAGGCCAGCCGCGATAATCGTTGTTGCACAGGTCGCAGGGATGGAAGATAAGACAGCTCCGGATTTATCGGGTAATCGGCCTCCGTCCTATCCGAATGAAGCGATTCGTCAAAGGCTCGAAGGCACGATGGTACTCCGTCTTCAGATTGCGGATACGGGTCGAGTTGAGCACGTTGAGGTTTCTGCATCCAGTGGGCATGCACTGCTGGACCGCGTGGCGGTGGAAGCGGTGAGTCAATGGCGTGGTCGTCCAGCGCATCAATCGGGGGAAGCGGTGCCGACCGTCGAGTTTCTCCCGATTCGATTTCGTCTTCGCCCCTAG